TTATTCTAGTTGCAACTGTAGAATTTTAGTCTTCTACTAAACCTGTACAGAATTTTAgggatatttttaaaagaaggtTTACCTAGGGTTTTTCGAGTGTTTCCTCGGATCTTAAATTTTTGAGGTGTTTGCTTGGTAGCTTTCTGATTCAAGTAGGGAAGAAGTTGCAAATGAATCACGTTGTACTCAGATGGAAAGCTTTGGTGAATAGAAGTTTGGATTGAGCTTTGAGTTTTTGGGTTAAAGCATGGTAGCATGGTCTCTTTGCTTTCTTCTCTCCCCCTTCTTCTCTTTCACAGCGTCTAGGCTCTAAGGGTCCTTGTAAATAATATGTGGCTGATAGTGAGATTCAGTCATAAGGTCTCCAATAACACCATAATAAGACCACTAATCTTCAGCCCATGTAGTTTGGTTGTTGCTGCTGTTAGATCTTTTTGCTGGTACCTTTATCTAACAACGTTTGCCGTTTTGACCAGTTACGAAGCCAGGCACTTGCTTCTGTGCATGCAGGTCTTCAAAATAATCAAGGGATCCCTATTTCCGATATTGCCAAGTGGCTAGCATTGGAGGTACCTTTCTTTGGTTTGATAAGAATTCCATTTTGCACCCTCTGGGGGAAAGAGGAACTGTTTCATTTTATCTTATGCTTGTGCTTTGATGATTGACATTAGGAAGAGGAAATTGAAAGCCTTTCAGAGTATCATGGGTTTGTAATAAAGTCATTTCGAGAGCCATATATGGTGAAGGAGGGCCCATTTCTCAATAGTGATGAGGACTATCCTACCAAGTGTTCTAAGCTTGTTGATATGAAAAAGTCAAGAAGCATAATCAAGGATCTTTTGACTTCTACTCAACTCATATCCTTGTCTACTGAAGCAACAAATGAGATTCAgcttattaagaaaaataagcCTGAACCAAAAACCGTTTCATATGCTGAAAGGAAAAGTCCTGTCCATGATGTCCCAGCCATTGAAGTAATAAAATCCTTCCATGAAGTTGATGAAGAAATGCCTAATTTTGAAGCTGTTTCATCCCCAAAAGATGTCAGACAAAAGCAGCAAATGATTCAAACACCTATTTTTTCATCTCCAGAAGTTTACAGACAAAAGCAGCAAACAATTCAAACACCAATTCTTGGTCAATACACTAAACATCCCCAACAGGTGGCTGCTGTCCCTCCTTCCCCATGGGCTTTCTCATCATTTAAACCCCAGCCTGATAAAGTTGGTACAATGGGGAAGCAGAACTATGATGCTGTTTTCAGTAACTCTCCAGAGAAAAGCATGCATTCTGGCATGGAAGGAATGCCATTGCATATTGAGTCAAAAACAGCTCTGCAAGACGGATCTCCAGTTGATACATATAGTTACGGTGTGGAACATCCAATCAGAAAAATTCCGGTCATTAATAAGGTGGAAGATGAGGAACCTCCAGATCTTGATCAGGAAGATGAAAATATTGATGATATGGGAACTGATCAACATGAAGAAATTGCCGAGGCAAAACTCAAGTTGATACTAAGGTACTTTAGCTTCTTGTACTTCTCTTGCTGGATGTTGAGGCTATTTTTATCATGTCCCTTCATGTTCCCACTTTTTTTCTCACCAGGTTATGGAAGCGGCGTTCTCTGAAGCTAAGGGAACTGCGAGAGCAAAAGCAGTTAGCAGCAAACGCTGCATTGAATTCTTTATCATTGGGGCCACCAGTTCAACTCAAGACAGATGTAagctttttcaattttttgaaacTAGAGGTTTACCTGTCTGCTTTGTTCTGCAAGTTTGTTTTTATGAGCTTTGGTAGCTGCGGATTTTAGAGATATTCCTGTCTAGTTGATGCTGATTGTGAAGCTGTAGTTAGGTGATTATTGATGTGGAATCAAGCATGCTTCAATGATTTTGTTGGGGAGGGATGATAAAAATTTGTGGCTCTTTAgagattctttctttttgtttctttttatactGTTGTCTTACACTTCTTGTCCATTGATGTACTTTTCTCATCATTTAATAAACCATTTTTTCttatcaaataaagaaaaagtattttgattttcttgtgcctcaattttttgggttcattttCATCTCAAATAGAAGTGAGGAGATTTCACTTGTGCATCTCTCCATCTTCACAAAATAGTGTAACACTTGGCTAAGAAATATAGAAAAGTTACCTACTTGAACCCCTTTTCATCCTAAATGTCTTACTCAGTTACCCAATCTTCCATCAATAAATGCGTgcggtttttatttttgcttgttCACCTAGAAGAATTGTGTTTACATCTATTGGAACATAGTGTAGGAAAGAAATCTAACCGATGATTTATCTCAGCCTTgacatctttttcttttctattttgtagCAACTGAGCACATCTGGTGAGTTTGACATTGATCTCATTTTGAGGGAGAGATAtaaaaagcaaggaaaatcATGGTCAAGACTTAATGTTTCAGATGTAATAGCGGATATACTAGGGAGAAGAAACCCAGACGCTAGATGCCTCTGTTGGAAAACTGTTGTATGTTCCCAGATGAACTATCTAGAAGGTGAACTGGGACAGAGGAGCCATGTCTTGGGAGCAGCCCCATGGTTGCTTTCAAAGCTCATGCCTATGGAAAATGATGTGGAcgacgatgatgatgatctCGTAATTTCGTCTCCTGGTGTGTCAATATGGAAGAAATGGATTCCTGGCCAATCTGGTTCAGATATGACCTGCTATTTGTCTGTGGTTAAGGATgcaaattttgataatctaGTTGAAACTGTATCTGGTGCAAGTGCTATTTTGTTCCTTACATCTGAAAGTATCCCTTGGAAATTGCAAAAAGTCCAGCTCCATAACCTTCTGACGTCAATACCTTATGGTTCCTGCTTGCCCCTTCTGATCTTAAGTGGCTCATACAACGACATTGCAGATCCTTCTTCCACTGTTGTTGATAATTTGGGTCTCCATGACTTGGATAAGTCACGAATAAGCAGCTTTATAGTTGTTCCCCTTGTTGAAAACCAGCAAACGGAACAAGTGGATGGGTTTTTCAGCGACAGGCGACTTAGGGAGGGGCTCAGATGGCTTGCAAGTGAATCACCTCTTCAACCCATTCTTCATCATGTAAAAACACGTGAACTCATTCTTAGCCACTTGAATTCTTCGTTGGATTCACTAGACAAAATGAAAGATTATGAAGTAGGTCCAGACAAATGTATTCTTGCCTTCAATGAAGCCTTGGGTCGGTCACAGAAGGAAATTGCTGCTGCTGTCCAGGAAAATCCTTGCAGTTGGCCTTCCCCTGAGATTGCTTTACTCGAGGAGTTTAGTGATGAGTACAGGGTTGTGAAGTGGTACTTGCCAAGCATAGGATGGAGCTCAGTGCAAAAAGTTGAACCATTAATTTCAGCTCTAGGTGATTCTAGGCTTCCAGATTTTCCTGACAATATTTCGTGGTTGCCCAGATGTTGTAATGCTGGAGAGGAGATTGAAAACCTGAGaattgaacttgaaaatggCTTAATTGAATACCTGACACATTCAAGTACGATGATGGGGCTTGCACTTGCTATGAAAGAGGCACATGTAATGTTGCAAAGAAGTTGTCGACTTGAGCGCGATGACTCGTGCTGCTACATTGTTCCGAATTGGGTTATGATTTTCAGACGAATCTTCAACTGGCGGTTAATGGGTTTAGCCAGTGGTACCTTTTCATCAGCTTATATCTTGGACTGTTCTCATCTTAACAAAGCTTTTGGAAACCCCGGTAAGATGGGGCTTGAAGAGAGCGGACCTTCACCTTATTATCTTGATCAGCCATCTCTGGATGAAGTCATTGCAGTTAGCTATAGCCCTCTTTTGCCCCTTAGAGATCAGGCTTTGCTAGAAGCTGATCGAACTCTTCCTGAAACATCTCCCAATGGTGAAATTCATGGGACCCCTAACACAAATGACTTGATGGAGATGGAGGATGAAAGACGTTTAATGCATGATGATCAAGCAAGGGTAGACGATGCATCTCACGTAAATGGGACACTAGAGAATGCTGGCAGAGAAATAGTGATCGCTGGAGAAGTAACAAAGGGAGCTGAAAAATTAAGCATGTTGTTAGAACAGTGTAACATATTACAGAATGTTATAGACGAGAAGCTGTCCATTTATTTCTGATCTGCTAATAATTTTGTActagtaatttttttgggtaagaaTTTTGTACAATTGTAACAATAGAAATTTGAAGTAACAGCTGCCTTGCATCTGTCAAACGAGTTTCAGGGTTAAGCTTCAAACTGGATGAGATTAATTCTTGATAAGTGAGAGTATTTTCAAACCTCCCTTTTCTGATTCAAGCGTCGTTACTAATTCCTAATGCTATTTCCTCATCTTATGAGAGTTGACATTTCTATTTAACTTGGTATTGCTCGACTTTTAATCACGATTTGAGTTCCCTCTATTTGACGTAATCTACAAACATTGCTAAAACATGCCAGATGACCCATACCATATTCCGCGTTTTATGATCCTAAGGGGGATTTTGAAGCTCAGGACTTCTACGAAAAACTCAGACAGCATCATGCATGCCCTTTTAGCCAttgaccaaatttttttttttttttttaaatttatttatttaaaaaatgctAGCATCAGTTGCAAGATGATTACGAATGCCGCCTACGCTCAACCCAATCTCAGCCGTTGATAGTTATAGACCCCACATCAAAACCATCACTCATCAACAGCTGAGATTGCATTGCGACTCACTCTAGCACTCATTATTTTTTCCCATCTGCATGCACACTTActttactctttttcttcctttggcCAACGCATGGTTCCCAAAAAGGAGGTGAAGCAAGCACGGCGCCATCATAGAGCACTTGTTTTCCAGTAATTGACTGGCAGTGTTGCCCCTACCCTAACTTGTGGACAAAGTAGTCATTGTTTGGATAAGACATGAGGTTGCTAAGAAAGGTGAAGGCATATATGTGTAGGCCACTCTCGATTCGGGGTTTTGTCACTTAATGAGGaaacaacaaacaagaaaGGTCACATTCCATGACAATCTACTACCTCAACATTATTGAACCAAACTGCCTACCAACATTATTGCTCAAATTCATCATCCAATAACATCACCTCTTTCTGATCTTTAACAAACTTAAACAGCAGGTGTTATTGTAACTGCATCAATATAGCAACCTCTTCATTGCTGATTGCAGGGTTCACATTCTTAACCTAAAGCAGTTAAAAATGCAATTTATATGAAGAGGAAATCATATTTACAGATAGAGAAGTGAGAGTAACatacataatatattatatctACTGATCATCTTTAAGTTTTAAGAGATGAAGAATCACAACCGAAGCTAAAAATTGTACACGATTAAGTACATGAAAGGTTCGACCATGAATTCCGTGTAAAGGAACCTCCtactttcatttcatttcctcCCTCTCCATCGCTTGGATTAGCAGATGCAAAGGTTACAGCTGAAGGAATGTTCTCCAGGCATATAATATGGTCAGAAAACTGTGTCATTAGTGAGATTAGCAAGGGAACCTAGAGATTAGCGTTCAGGAACATCTTCATATATGTATGCAGAACCGACTGCTTCTGCTAATCACTGGATGCACCACTAACCCACATCCTGCAATCAGTAAAATTTGAGTCAGGTATTTCAACAAAGGCATCGGTTAAATACTGGctctccaaacaaaaaaatttgctaTGATCAAATTtgatgagagaaaaaagaaagtgtcCTCCAGGCAGACACTTGATGGGGATTCTATTTGACACGGAGGATTAAAGGCAACATCAAGCGGAGAAATACCACTTAAGAAAAATAACGAGATGTGTGCCAGCTTCAGTAAGGCCTTCCAGTTCAATCACTGCAGTCAATGGAGGGAAAGTAAATGCTTAGCTGATAGCATAAAAGTCACAAAATGATATAAAACAGCTTAAAAGACCTACCAACTCCAAGGGCTCTGACATGCAGGCGACGGAACAACAATAGCTGGGCTCCGATTCATCGAAAGCACAAGCTGACAAGACTGTACTTCCGAGGAATCACTTCTCACTGAACGGAAAACTTCTGACCCAGTGGTAACAGATGATTCAGAAACTTTTCTCATCCTTGTTGCTGGTCTATTATTGGTCCCACTTGTTCCATCAGTAACACCACCACCTGACTGTGAGACACACAATAAAAAGTTGGTAAATAAGCCAATGAATAGAGATTGTATAAGGAAAACAATGCCCTCTGAAGCTAATATTGGATTCTGTATGTGTCATTTGCAAAGGAAGAAGCAGCAGGATAGCAATGAGTAGTTTATCTATTCCTTCAAATTGCAGATAATATCAAGAAGTCAGTCAACTTGTAAATTTAATCCTTTGTCCTGGACATGGGGCATATGTAATCCTATGTTGTGTCTCACCCTGCTACATCATATGACTAGAAATTTAGCATTTAAAAAGCCCAATTTTATTATAGAAGTCAAACAACAGAAATAACATTCTTTAACCACTAATACACTGGTAATTTTACTCAAACAAAGTATAACTTGTAACATGCACACCGAAATCCCCTCTCGGGAAAACATACCCCACTTCCAAGAACATTTACCATATACCACTGTAGTGACTGACAGAAGTTCTTATCAGAGGGACATTGGGCTCGGCTTAAAGAAAGATGGAAAAACAAATAGTAAAAAATCCAGAAAGTTTACATAATTCATACATTAGACAAGCCTTTGATGTGAACAATGATAATTGTTATATCATCCGTCCGGTTTTCATGTTCCAACCATAATTTGTATGATTCTCCAGCAATGGCAGCACATGCATCCCGGGGATCTGAATATTTTGCCGCCTGTATGAAGAATGGTGCTTGGAAATTCATAAGCAGGAAGAATggaaatagaaataaaaactaaTACAGAGAAGAAATTGTTCAACATGTTTATTCTTTTGGTGGAGTAtgaaagaataaagaaataaacaaGAAGCCAAGGCAATGCTAACCAGTTACACAGATAAAGAAACTCACAAATATGCAGGCATGATTAAATCCATCAATAGATTAGTCAATTACCCAAGTAGAAGTGAATGCAGAGTAATAAGATGAGATATGGACACAATAAAGCAACTACCTCAAATGTTAACTGCTAGTAAGCTATAAACTGTAAAAGATCAGAAGACCTAACAGTTACAGATGCTAGAGAGGGAAAGCATACAAGCAATTGCTGCTTTACTATATCCTTACTGTACAAATATGACAGCAAAGCAGAGCATTAATGATGATGCTAAATGAGAAGCCTAAACCGCAGCCAGTAGTTATCTGGAGATCAGACTCAATAAACACCATAGATATATCAATGAAATAATAGCCTTATCAACATACCTA
The window above is part of the Prunus dulcis chromosome 1, ALMONDv2, whole genome shotgun sequence genome. Proteins encoded here:
- the LOC117624928 gene encoding SAC3 family protein B, which codes for MYSGFGKASGPTEPPKAQPSFGNFSGRPPSPSPPTTPLFSASAPVRSPPRGPEALAKLHSPFLAFQGARPAPSHPYPSAGVHRSTESLPSWDDEQRSFFKNYDTQAQERPSAVTSFVVSRNSETSVTAKIARFQDTKGARSPPFMSKDENIRNSTQVVPRSHFVTPRIRSPPLVSYEDLHPFVGVEGRAFASSGMENQPKLLEDHAELQAHQGPSLVSHFEGSYASGRNFPVKHDDVQVPKRTRPSISPAMLNNGSNASFSTPDSRVHQRSLESPSNTISEAAASNLTSIPVAKRTRSPPLLPEDQVFNGNSYASEDGTEREMQAKAKRLARFRVELTKTLPNNPDIVEQGVSANRHEQSNVDKNKLVAYNSTEMAMDGTDGNALSENEGVELSGVIIGLCPDMCPESERAERERKGDLDQYERLDGDRNQTSMSLAVKKYNRTAERDANLIRPMPILQKTIDYLLNLLDQPYNDRFLSIYNFLWDRMRAIRMDLRMQHIFNQEAITMLEQMIRLHIIAMHELCEYSRGEGFAEGFDAHLNIEQMNKTSVELFQLYDDHRKKGINIPTEKEFRGYYALLKLDKHPGYMVEPAELSLDLAKMTPEIRQTSEVLFARDVARACRTGNFIAFFRLARKASYLQACLMHAHFSKLRSQALASVHAGLQNNQGIPISDIAKWLALEEEEIESLSEYHGFVIKSFREPYMVKEGPFLNSDEDYPTKCSKLVDMKKSRSIIKDLLTSTQLISLSTEATNEIQLIKKNKPEPKTVSYAERKSPVHDVPAIEVIKSFHEVDEEMPNFEAVSSPKDVRQKQQMIQTPIFSSPEVYRQKQQTIQTPILGQYTKHPQQVAAVPPSPWAFSSFKPQPDKVGTMGKQNYDAVFSNSPEKSMHSGMEGMPLHIESKTALQDGSPVDTYSYGVEHPIRKIPVINKVEDEEPPDLDQEDENIDDMGTDQHEEIAEAKLKLILRLWKRRSLKLRELREQKQLAANAALNSLSLGPPVQLKTDQLSTSGEFDIDLILRERYKKQGKSWSRLNVSDVIADILGRRNPDARCLCWKTVVCSQMNYLEGELGQRSHVLGAAPWLLSKLMPMENDVDDDDDDLVISSPGVSIWKKWIPGQSGSDMTCYLSVVKDANFDNLVETVSGASAILFLTSESIPWKLQKVQLHNLLTSIPYGSCLPLLILSGSYNDIADPSSTVVDNLGLHDLDKSRISSFIVVPLVENQQTEQVDGFFSDRRLREGLRWLASESPLQPILHHVKTRELILSHLNSSLDSLDKMKDYEVGPDKCILAFNEALGRSQKEIAAAVQENPCSWPSPEIALLEEFSDEYRVVKWYLPSIGWSSVQKVEPLISALGDSRLPDFPDNISWLPRCCNAGEEIENLRIELENGLIEYLTHSSTMMGLALAMKEAHVMLQRSCRLERDDSCCYIVPNWVMIFRRIFNWRLMGLASGTFSSAYILDCSHLNKAFGNPGKMGLEESGPSPYYLDQPSLDEVIAVSYSPLLPLRDQALLEADRTLPETSPNGEIHGTPNTNDLMEMEDERRLMHDDQARVDDASHVNGTLENAGREIVIAGEVTKGAEKLSMLLEQCNILQNVIDEKLSIYF